The following are encoded together in the Adhaeribacter arboris genome:
- a CDS encoding nuclear transport factor 2 family protein, which translates to MKYLFLLAILLFSTLGFAQENMALRQEIEKLDLAHAAAILKGDAGALDKLMADEVTVNHPTNRIVNEKKELLQLIQKGVIRYTSFKRFPEKFLFFPNMVVIMGREEVIPAAGAPNAGKQLNRRYTNIWMRKDTTWQLQVRHANNVCSE; encoded by the coding sequence ATGAAATATCTATTTTTATTAGCTATCCTGCTATTCTCTACTCTGGGTTTCGCTCAAGAAAACATGGCCCTGCGGCAGGAAATTGAAAAACTGGATCTGGCCCATGCGGCTGCTATCTTGAAAGGGGATGCGGGAGCACTCGATAAGTTAATGGCGGATGAGGTGACGGTGAATCATCCCACCAACCGAATTGTCAACGAAAAGAAAGAACTGCTCCAATTAATTCAAAAAGGAGTTATTCGATATACTTCCTTTAAAAGATTTCCGGAAAAGTTTCTCTTTTTTCCCAACATGGTGGTGATAATGGGAAGAGAAGAAGTAATTCCCGCGGCAGGAGCTCCCAATGCCGGAAAACAATTAAACCGAAGATATACTAATATTTGGATGAGGAAGGATACAACATGGCAATTACAAGTTAGGCATGCCAATAATGTTTGTTCGGAGTAG
- a CDS encoding DUF1801 domain-containing protein, which produces MADNKTKATSASVADFINSLPEEQKRKDSWQLLEVMQTASGEEPKMWGSSLIGFGQVRLKSPNSGREVDWLRIGFSPRKANLSLYLSGDIHQQHAQALQKLGKHKTGVGCLYINKLADVDLEILKGMLEASLRMDYFFKTSN; this is translated from the coding sequence ATGGCCGATAACAAAACAAAAGCTACTTCCGCCAGTGTAGCGGATTTTATCAATAGTCTTCCGGAAGAACAAAAGCGCAAAGACAGTTGGCAGCTTTTGGAAGTGATGCAAACAGCCAGCGGCGAAGAGCCTAAAATGTGGGGCAGTTCGCTCATCGGTTTTGGGCAGGTAAGACTCAAAAGCCCCAATTCGGGTCGGGAAGTAGATTGGTTGCGCATCGGATTCTCGCCCCGCAAAGCCAATCTTTCGTTGTACCTCAGCGGCGATATTCACCAGCAGCACGCGCAAGCACTGCAAAAATTGGGCAAACACAAGACTGGGGTGGGTTGTCTCTACATCAATAAGTTGGCAGATGTTGATCTGGAAATTCTGAAAGGAATGCTAGAAGCCTCCTTAAGGATGGACTATTTTTTCAAAACAAGTAATTAA
- a CDS encoding BamA/TamA family outer membrane protein produces MKKIYLFFFLLLILVPNCFAVIEADSTGQRKKLSLTPFPALFSTPETGIGYGALVVPVYNFGSDSLTRSSNGQLLAYYTQKKQASVQLTYNIYTNHERYNITGAANYYDWPILYYGIGNSNTLTDSSLVTYKLFLFQNRVLKKLKNFLFVGGQYQLTRINNVQFKNPASKIQERDAAELDGSITSGFGPAFLFDSRDNPLNTVRGWYAEAGTFINHKGLGSEFNFTRFILDVRRFLPLSSKQVLAFQGVGKFSTGHVPFREMALLGGGRTMRGFYEGRFRDRQLLALQSEYRQQVFSRVGFVMFGGIGEVGNSGRDFSFGQLKQAVGAGLRLMLNRKQRLNIRIDYAVGSDKAKGLYFDIGEAF; encoded by the coding sequence ATGAAAAAAATCTACTTGTTTTTCTTTTTACTGCTAATACTTGTACCAAATTGCTTCGCGGTAATAGAGGCCGATTCGACGGGGCAGCGCAAAAAATTAAGTTTAACTCCTTTTCCGGCTTTGTTTTCTACTCCTGAAACGGGGATTGGGTACGGAGCCTTGGTAGTACCCGTATATAACTTTGGCTCTGATTCACTTACCCGCAGTTCGAACGGCCAGTTACTCGCCTATTACACCCAGAAAAAACAAGCCTCGGTTCAGCTGACGTATAACATTTACACCAACCACGAACGCTATAATATTACGGGTGCGGCTAATTATTACGACTGGCCCATTTTGTACTATGGCATTGGCAATTCGAATACTCTCACCGATTCTTCGCTGGTAACCTACAAACTATTTTTGTTCCAGAACCGGGTGCTTAAAAAACTAAAAAACTTTTTATTTGTGGGTGGCCAATACCAGCTTACCCGCATCAATAACGTGCAATTTAAAAATCCAGCGAGTAAAATTCAGGAGCGGGATGCCGCCGAACTGGATGGAAGTATTACGTCGGGTTTCGGGCCGGCATTTTTATTCGACAGCCGCGATAATCCTTTAAATACTGTTCGGGGTTGGTACGCCGAAGCGGGTACTTTTATTAATCACAAAGGTTTGGGCAGCGAGTTTAATTTTACCCGCTTTATCCTGGATGTTCGTCGTTTTCTGCCGCTCTCCAGCAAACAAGTTTTGGCATTTCAGGGAGTAGGAAAATTTAGCACGGGCCACGTCCCTTTCCGAGAAATGGCCTTATTAGGCGGCGGACGAACCATGCGGGGCTTTTACGAAGGCCGGTTCCGCGACCGGCAATTACTCGCTTTGCAAAGCGAATACCGGCAACAGGTATTTTCGCGGGTGGGCTTTGTAATGTTTGGCGGCATTGGAGAAGTAGGTAACAGCGGCCGCGACTTTAGTTTTGGACAACTTAAACAAGCGGTTGGCGCCGGACTGCGGTTAATGCTCAATCGTAAGCAGCGCCTGAACATCCGGATTGATTACGCCGTAGGCAGTGACAAAGCAAAAGGTTTGTATTTTGACATCGGCGAAGCTTTTTAA
- a CDS encoding outer membrane protein assembly factor BamB family protein, producing MKRFTYPALLLTVGLLSLTDKPANTDWPEYNGGPDRNHFSPLTQLNAGNVAGLQVAWEYASGGVDTLKNNTQIQCNPLIINGVLYGVSAGSQAFALDAATGKEIWKTAFTDDTFAMNSRGVTYWTDGREARIFFAYGSLLYALDARTGKPVASFGKGGKINLKEGLARPGADEYVVSNTPGVVYKNLLIMGHRVSEIAPALPGDVRAYDLRTGKLVWTFHTIPHPGEYGADTWPKDSYRNFGGANNWMGMAIDRQRGIVYVPTGTAAFDLYGSTRPGQNLFANCLIALDAATGKRSWHFQTIHHDIWDRDIPAPPNLFTVVQDGKKVDAVSVLSKQGFLFVFDRVTGQPLFPIEERPMPASTVPGEKAWPTQPIPLKPAPFTRQSFPESDINDFVTDRDTILAQLRRWQSGKEFFPLPLSPNRTVFFPGTDGGAQWGGAAVDEAGIMYVPAKQIPVTMALVPTPASSVSAQAVDRTGSQLYQTNCASCHGQNREGSHDGTYPALASISQKRNETSVTQVLAKGQGMMPAFTHLKEAERKAIVDFLFGKTTSVASNTGLNTAPYHHTGFTRWYDRAGYPVSRPPWGTLTAIDLNTGEHRWQVPLGEYPELVAKGLPPTGTDNYGAPAVTAGGLLFIASSRDELIRAFDRKTGRELWRAKLPAAGYASPSTYAVKGKQYVVIACGGGKLKTKSGDRYVAFALP from the coding sequence ATGAAACGTTTCACCTACCCGGCCTTACTCCTGACCGTTGGCCTGCTCAGCCTGACCGATAAACCCGCCAACACCGACTGGCCCGAATACAACGGCGGGCCCGATCGCAACCATTTTTCGCCGCTCACGCAGCTAAATGCCGGCAACGTGGCCGGCTTACAGGTCGCCTGGGAATATGCGTCGGGCGGGGTCGATACGCTCAAAAACAACACCCAGATCCAGTGCAACCCGCTCATCATCAATGGCGTGCTGTACGGGGTTTCGGCGGGGTCGCAGGCCTTTGCACTCGACGCCGCCACGGGTAAGGAGATTTGGAAAACCGCTTTCACCGACGATACCTTCGCTATGAATAGCCGGGGCGTTACCTACTGGACCGATGGACGGGAAGCCCGTATTTTCTTCGCCTACGGCTCGCTGCTCTACGCCCTCGACGCCCGAACGGGAAAACCGGTGGCCAGTTTTGGGAAAGGCGGAAAAATCAACTTAAAAGAAGGTCTCGCCCGTCCCGGAGCCGACGAGTACGTGGTGAGCAACACGCCGGGCGTGGTCTATAAAAATCTGCTTATCATGGGCCACCGGGTGTCGGAAATCGCGCCGGCCCTGCCCGGCGACGTGCGCGCCTACGACCTGCGCACGGGAAAGCTGGTTTGGACGTTCCACACCATTCCCCACCCCGGCGAGTACGGGGCCGATACCTGGCCCAAAGACAGCTATCGTAACTTCGGGGGAGCCAACAACTGGATGGGTATGGCCATCGACCGGCAGCGCGGCATCGTGTACGTGCCCACGGGAACGGCGGCCTTTGATTTATACGGCAGTACCCGGCCCGGCCAGAACCTATTCGCCAACTGCCTCATCGCCCTCGATGCGGCCACGGGCAAGCGAAGCTGGCATTTTCAGACGATCCACCACGACATCTGGGACCGCGATATTCCGGCTCCGCCTAATTTATTCACCGTCGTTCAGGACGGTAAAAAGGTGGATGCCGTTTCGGTTTTATCTAAACAAGGATTCCTCTTTGTCTTCGACCGGGTCACGGGTCAGCCGCTATTTCCGATTGAGGAACGACCCATGCCCGCATCCACCGTTCCGGGGGAAAAAGCCTGGCCCACCCAGCCCATTCCCCTCAAACCCGCACCTTTTACCCGGCAATCGTTTCCGGAAAGCGATATTAACGACTTTGTTACCGACCGCGATACCATTCTGGCCCAACTCCGGAGATGGCAATCGGGAAAAGAGTTCTTTCCCCTTCCTCTGAGCCCCAACCGGACCGTGTTTTTCCCCGGCACCGACGGGGGGGCGCAGTGGGGCGGGGCCGCAGTAGACGAAGCCGGTATTATGTACGTTCCGGCTAAGCAAATTCCGGTCACCATGGCGCTGGTTCCAACTCCTGCCAGTTCCGTATCCGCCCAGGCTGTTGACCGCACCGGTAGCCAACTCTACCAAACCAACTGTGCTTCTTGCCACGGGCAAAACCGCGAAGGCAGCCACGACGGGACCTATCCGGCCTTGGCGAGTATTTCCCAAAAACGAAACGAGACGTCTGTGACCCAGGTGCTGGCCAAAGGCCAGGGCATGATGCCTGCCTTCACCCACCTCAAGGAAGCCGAGCGTAAGGCCATCGTGGATTTTTTGTTCGGCAAAACCACGTCCGTCGCCAGCAACACGGGCCTGAACACCGCGCCCTACCACCACACCGGGTTTACCCGCTGGTATGACCGCGCCGGGTATCCCGTGAGCCGTCCGCCCTGGGGCACGCTGACGGCAATTGACTTGAATACGGGCGAACACCGGTGGCAAGTCCCGTTGGGCGAGTACCCCGAACTAGTGGCGAAGGGCTTGCCCCCAACGGGCACCGACAACTATGGTGCTCCGGCCGTCACGGCGGGCGGGTTGCTCTTCATTGCCTCCTCCCGCGACGAACTCATTCGGGCATTCGACCGCAAAACGGGCCGCGAACTCTGGCGCGCCAAACTGCCTGCCGCCGGTTATGCTTCGCCGAGTACCTACGCCGTCAAGGGTAAGCAATACGTGGTGATTGCCTGCGGGGGTGGCAAACTCAAAACGAAGTCGGGGGATCGGTACGTGGCATTTGCGTTGCCGTAA
- a CDS encoding DUF1569 domain-containing protein has translation MALPNIFTQAVSAQIIARIQTLKPNSRPLWGKMTVAQMLAHCNVTYEMVFENKHPKPNFWLQLILKTFIKKIVTSEVPYKRNSRTAPAFLITSNKDFETEKNRLIGYIQQTQQLGETHFDQKPSHSFGALTTTEWNNMFYKHLDHHLTQFGV, from the coding sequence ATGGCATTACCCAACATTTTCACTCAAGCTGTTTCCGCTCAAATAATTGCAAGAATTCAGACGCTGAAACCCAATTCCCGTCCTCTTTGGGGGAAAATGACCGTTGCCCAGATGTTAGCCCATTGCAACGTCACGTATGAAATGGTCTTTGAAAACAAGCATCCCAAACCTAATTTTTGGCTGCAATTGATTCTAAAAACGTTTATCAAAAAGATCGTCACCAGTGAGGTACCTTATAAACGAAATTCGCGCACTGCTCCCGCCTTCCTGATCACCAGCAATAAAGATTTCGAAACTGAGAAAAATCGCTTAATTGGCTACATTCAGCAAACGCAACAATTAGGCGAAACGCACTTTGATCAGAAGCCGTCTCACTCCTTTGGCGCCTTAACCACAACGGAATGGAATAATATGTTTTACAAACACTTAGATCATCATCTAACCCAATTTGGGGTGTAA
- a CDS encoding class I SAM-dependent methyltransferase gives MDAVSQQNKQLWNELARQGVVCSQPKLGLTPEQAHQYLNKHGFYPASLAGKNVLCLASGGGQQSISFALLGAQVTVVDFSQVQLEKDQLAAAAYNKPIRIILSDMRDLSFSPAEAFDIVYQPYSINYLSSVEEVFNEVARVLKPQGVYDLMFHNPYVHGSWKDGCWGLEWQAEELWQGKGYPLWQPYQEGYPVKTVDAHWNFTNPENQAVQVTSPQEFKHTMATVINGLIARGFEILSWQEEVGSDYTSKPGTWEHYTTCAPPWIYLLSRKKAS, from the coding sequence ATGGATGCCGTATCCCAACAGAATAAACAGCTTTGGAATGAATTAGCCCGCCAAGGCGTGGTATGCTCCCAGCCTAAACTGGGATTAACACCGGAGCAAGCGCACCAGTACCTTAATAAGCACGGCTTCTATCCCGCTAGTTTAGCTGGGAAAAATGTTCTTTGCCTGGCCAGTGGTGGAGGGCAGCAAAGTATTAGCTTTGCCTTGTTAGGCGCTCAAGTGACCGTCGTTGATTTTAGCCAAGTACAGTTAGAAAAAGATCAACTCGCCGCCGCGGCCTATAATAAACCCATCCGAATCATCCTGTCCGATATGCGGGATTTATCTTTTAGTCCGGCGGAAGCATTCGATATCGTCTATCAACCTTATTCCATCAACTACCTGTCTAGCGTAGAAGAGGTTTTCAATGAAGTGGCTCGCGTTCTAAAACCGCAAGGCGTTTATGACTTAATGTTTCATAACCCCTATGTTCATGGTTCATGGAAAGATGGCTGCTGGGGATTAGAATGGCAAGCAGAGGAGTTATGGCAAGGCAAAGGTTATCCCCTCTGGCAACCCTATCAAGAAGGATACCCCGTAAAAACCGTGGACGCACACTGGAACTTTACCAATCCCGAAAATCAAGCCGTGCAAGTCACCAGCCCGCAAGAGTTTAAGCATACGATGGCCACTGTTATTAACGGACTAATTGCTCGCGGCTTTGAAATCCTAAGCTGGCAAGAAGAAGTAGGATCAGATTACACGAGTAAACCAGGCACTTGGGAGCACTATACAACCTGTGCTCCGCCTTGGATTTATCTATTAAGTAGAAAAAAAGCTAGCTGA
- a CDS encoding amidase, producing the protein MNRRLFLKNTSLAGFILPTILVSSCQSSSTQNKSAAKSSDSEADDFELNEVTIADLQQKMKDGTYTSRTITQMYLDRIKAIDQAGPHLRSVIEVNPDALTLADALDQERKAGKVRGPLHGIPVLIKDNIDTADKMATSAGSIALAENHATKDAFVAARLREAGAVILGKTNLSEWANFRSTRSASGWSSRGGQTKNPYVLDRSPCGSSSGSGVAVAANLCAVAVGTETDGSIVCPAAINSAVGIKPTVGLVSRSGIIPISQTQDTAGPIARTVRDAVILLGALTGSDPADAVTQESTGKAQKDYTPFLDANGLQGKRIGIEKSFLSGHDDVTALLKKAIDVLKSKGATIVEVEIINKIGQLGADEYKVLQYEFKDGLNKYLAQTKGPVKSLKDLIAFNKQNEDKAMPYFKQETLESSEALGDLNNKDYKEAVTKNLTAARSIIQSVMEKNNLQAISGPTYGPSWCIDLINGDYSTGNSLSSPAAISGFPHITVPMGLVDGLPIGLSFFGTAYSEPELIKLAYAYEQASKTRVIPTFKKTTNPV; encoded by the coding sequence ATGAACAGAAGACTTTTCCTTAAAAATACCTCGCTGGCCGGTTTCATTTTACCCACTATTCTGGTAAGTTCTTGTCAATCAAGTTCTACTCAAAATAAATCTGCGGCTAAATCCTCTGATTCCGAAGCGGATGATTTTGAATTGAACGAAGTAACCATTGCCGACTTACAGCAGAAAATGAAAGATGGCACGTACACTTCCCGGACAATTACCCAAATGTATTTAGACCGGATTAAAGCCATTGACCAGGCCGGCCCGCATCTAAGATCCGTAATAGAAGTAAACCCCGATGCTTTAACTTTGGCGGATGCCCTGGACCAGGAACGAAAAGCGGGCAAAGTAAGAGGCCCTTTGCACGGCATTCCGGTTTTAATAAAAGACAACATCGACACTGCCGATAAAATGGCCACCTCGGCGGGTTCCATTGCTCTGGCCGAAAACCACGCAACGAAGGACGCTTTTGTGGCCGCTCGCTTGCGCGAAGCCGGAGCCGTAATTTTAGGAAAAACAAATTTAAGTGAATGGGCTAATTTCCGGTCTACTCGTTCGGCGAGTGGTTGGAGCAGTCGGGGCGGCCAAACCAAGAACCCGTACGTATTGGATCGTAGCCCCTGCGGTTCCAGTTCCGGTTCGGGGGTAGCGGTAGCGGCTAATTTATGCGCGGTAGCGGTAGGTACCGAAACCGACGGTTCTATTGTTTGCCCGGCGGCCATAAACAGTGCCGTGGGCATAAAACCTACCGTAGGCTTAGTAAGCCGCTCGGGTATTATTCCTATTTCCCAAACCCAAGATACCGCGGGCCCGATTGCCCGTACCGTGCGCGATGCGGTTATTTTATTAGGGGCGCTTACCGGTTCCGATCCGGCGGACGCGGTTACTCAGGAAAGTACCGGCAAAGCACAAAAAGACTATACCCCTTTCCTGGACGCTAACGGCTTACAAGGCAAACGCATCGGGATTGAAAAATCTTTCTTGTCGGGCCACGATGACGTAACCGCTTTGTTAAAAAAAGCGATTGACGTGCTGAAAAGCAAGGGGGCTACCATAGTAGAAGTGGAAATTATAAATAAAATAGGCCAACTGGGCGCGGATGAATACAAAGTGCTGCAGTACGAATTTAAAGATGGCTTAAATAAGTACCTGGCTCAAACCAAAGGACCGGTAAAATCTTTGAAAGACTTAATAGCTTTTAATAAGCAGAACGAAGATAAAGCCATGCCTTATTTTAAACAGGAAACGCTGGAAAGCTCCGAAGCTTTAGGCGACTTGAACAATAAAGATTATAAAGAAGCGGTAACGAAAAATTTAACGGCTGCCCGCAGTATAATTCAATCGGTAATGGAGAAAAATAACTTGCAGGCTATTTCCGGACCAACTTATGGCCCATCGTGGTGCATTGATTTAATCAACGGCGATTACTCCACGGGGAATAGTTTGTCGTCGCCGGCGGCCATTTCGGGTTTCCCGCACATAACCGTGCCCATGGGCCTGGTAGATGGTTTACCCATTGGTTTGTCCTTCTTCGGAACGGCTTATTCCGAACCCGAGTTGATTAAACTAGCCTACGCCTACGAACAAGCCTCAAAAACCAGGGTAATACCCACTTTTAAGAAAACTACCAACCCGGTCTAA
- a CDS encoding calcium-binding protein, which produces MLTKEEMQRMIDEEIIMDGYDDLEVSMGWYDFMEENLKFPFVTVPLEKRDGNTENKVAKITGLISEEVGFINRDFYLEMESGDDVYSIVYSQLNLVKASPETKEAIKIGEYWLGK; this is translated from the coding sequence ATGCTGACAAAAGAAGAAATGCAGCGAATGATTGACGAGGAAATAATAATGGATGGCTACGACGATTTAGAGGTAAGTATGGGTTGGTATGACTTTATGGAAGAGAACCTGAAATTCCCTTTTGTTACTGTACCTTTAGAAAAACGAGATGGCAACACCGAAAATAAAGTAGCAAAAATAACCGGCCTGATAAGCGAGGAAGTAGGCTTTATTAATCGTGATTTTTACTTGGAAATGGAGAGCGGTGATGATGTATATTCTATTGTCTACTCCCAATTAAACCTCGTAAAAGCTTCGCCTGAAACTAAAGAAGCGATTAAAATTGGGGAATATTGGTTAGGAAAATAG
- a CDS encoding DUF5655 domain-containing protein yields the protein MRFRRKKQFATLQPAIQTCFKTGINLKGQKAQGKLEAILATNVMGSHKMNLADLNDLDQEVIRWIKTAYANVC from the coding sequence GTGCGTTTCAGACGGAAAAAGCAGTTTGCCACCTTACAACCCGCTATCCAAACTTGCTTTAAAACCGGCATTAACCTGAAAGGACAAAAGGCACAAGGAAAGTTAGAAGCTATCCTGGCAACCAACGTCATGGGTTCGCATAAAATGAATCTTGCTGACTTGAACGACCTGGACCAGGAGGTAATCCGTTGGATCAAGACGGCTTACGCTAACGTTTGCTAA
- a CDS encoding alpha/beta hydrolase has protein sequence MTLLKALLVALLSFAMVSEARAQGKKGTIVTEQLSSAILKENLVGLKTVRQVKIYLPSGYTASGKTYPVVYYCHSIYGKATWVLDEGTPIEQSLNRAFAKGEKEFILVAADFSSANIGSLYENSPVSGRWLDFITQELVPFIDSKYRTIRHRDSRAVTGDFMGGRGALKLGMTHPELFGVVYALHPVAVGVGTRPWSELGVNWERILAAKTFADLGGDKPCETFLAICQAFLPNPSRPPFYCDYFVKRENGKIVMDPAKVLQIQHNFHLEETLNESYKNLRSLRALAFDWARNDGNYDHIHAARAFTRSLEDLGIEHEAEEYRGTPWQNDRFNTRVLPFLAQHLLFEKE, from the coding sequence ATGACCTTATTAAAAGCTTTGCTTGTTGCCCTGCTTTCTTTCGCAATGGTATCCGAGGCACGCGCCCAGGGGAAAAAAGGAACGATTGTGACGGAGCAACTATCCTCGGCAATCCTGAAGGAAAATTTAGTCGGCCTGAAAACCGTGCGGCAAGTAAAGATCTACCTGCCCTCTGGCTACACAGCTTCCGGTAAAACTTACCCCGTCGTGTACTATTGCCACAGCATCTATGGGAAAGCCACCTGGGTACTAGACGAGGGTACCCCGATTGAACAGTCGCTAAATCGCGCGTTTGCTAAGGGAGAAAAAGAATTTATTTTAGTAGCGGCCGATTTTTCTTCGGCCAATATTGGCAGCTTGTACGAAAATTCCCCGGTGAGTGGCCGGTGGCTGGATTTCATCACGCAGGAACTCGTTCCCTTTATTGATAGTAAATACCGAACCATCCGGCACCGCGACAGTCGCGCGGTAACTGGGGACTTTATGGGCGGTCGCGGGGCGCTGAAGTTGGGGATGACGCACCCGGAGCTTTTCGGGGTGGTGTATGCGTTGCATCCGGTAGCAGTGGGGGTGGGCACCCGGCCCTGGTCCGAGCTGGGAGTTAACTGGGAAAGAATATTGGCGGCTAAAACTTTTGCCGACTTGGGAGGAGATAAACCCTGCGAAACTTTTTTGGCCATTTGTCAGGCCTTTTTACCTAACCCCTCTCGTCCACCTTTCTACTGTGATTATTTTGTCAAACGGGAAAATGGTAAAATAGTCATGGATCCGGCAAAAGTACTCCAGATCCAGCACAATTTTCACTTGGAGGAAACGCTCAACGAATCCTATAAGAATTTGCGATCGTTGCGGGCACTCGCGTTCGACTGGGCCCGCAATGATGGCAACTATGACCATATTCATGCGGCCCGGGCTTTTACGCGGAGCTTGGAAGACCTGGGCATTGAACACGAAGCCGAAGAATACCGGGGTACGCCCTGGCAGAACGACCGCTTTAATACCAGGGTGTTGCCTTTTTTAGCCCAGCATCTGTTATTTGAAAAAGAGTAG
- a CDS encoding DUF4287 domain-containing protein — translation MIENLHQNTGKTLQQWMDLVQKENLPKYGEIVKFLKEQHALTHGFANLVALKAKGSDVGSVPNQADLIRQQYQGKEHFKLLYEKLVTEIQKLESDIEIAPKRLMCVSDGKSSLPPYNPLSKLALKPALT, via the coding sequence ATGATTGAAAACCTGCACCAGAATACAGGCAAAACCTTGCAACAATGGATGGATCTGGTACAAAAAGAAAACTTGCCCAAATACGGCGAAATCGTCAAGTTTTTAAAAGAACAACATGCGCTTACCCACGGGTTTGCCAATCTGGTTGCTCTGAAAGCCAAAGGTTCGGACGTCGGTTCGGTTCCAAATCAGGCTGATTTAATCCGCCAACAATATCAAGGCAAAGAACATTTTAAACTCCTTTACGAGAAGCTGGTGACGGAAATTCAGAAATTAGAGTCGGATATTGAAATCGCTCCCAAAAGGCTTATGTGCGTTTCAGACGGAAAAAGCAGTTTGCCACCTTACAACCCGCTATCCAAACTTGCTTTAAAACCGGCATTAACCTGA